The proteins below come from a single Desulfitobacterium metallireducens DSM 15288 genomic window:
- a CDS encoding transketolase gives MSVLEVKRMANQLRQDIITELLPAKSGHPGGSLSAADIVATLYFHEMRIKPEDPSWVDRDRFVLSKGHAAPVLYAALAEKGFFSKEELLGLRQTGRMLQGHPDMKKTPGVDMSTGSLGQGLSAANGMALAGKLDKKDYRVYVVMGDGEMAEGQIWEAAMAAAHYKLDNITGILDYNGLQIDGTTDQVMSTSPLLDKWQAFGWHVIEVDGHDIEQLFTAFEEAKATKGKPTLLLAKTIKGKGISFMENQVGWHGNAPSAEQAEQALAELREEASHLG, from the coding sequence ATGTCAGTTCTTGAAGTGAAACGCATGGCGAACCAGCTTCGTCAGGATATCATCACTGAGCTTTTACCAGCTAAATCAGGTCATCCCGGAGGAAGCTTATCTGCTGCGGACATCGTGGCAACGCTATATTTCCACGAGATGCGGATTAAACCCGAAGACCCCAGTTGGGTAGATCGGGATCGCTTTGTACTATCAAAAGGCCATGCAGCACCGGTTCTTTATGCGGCTCTGGCTGAAAAAGGATTTTTCTCAAAGGAAGAGCTTTTAGGCTTAAGACAAACTGGACGGATGCTTCAAGGGCATCCTGATATGAAAAAGACACCGGGTGTTGATATGTCTACAGGTTCTTTGGGTCAAGGTTTATCCGCAGCCAATGGTATGGCTTTGGCGGGGAAACTGGATAAGAAAGATTACCGTGTTTACGTAGTGATGGGTGACGGTGAGATGGCTGAAGGGCAAATTTGGGAGGCAGCGATGGCTGCAGCTCATTATAAACTAGATAACATCACTGGCATCTTAGATTACAACGGACTCCAGATTGATGGAACCACTGATCAGGTGATGTCGACCAGTCCTTTATTGGATAAATGGCAGGCCTTTGGTTGGCATGTGATCGAGGTTGACGGTCATGATATTGAACAGTTATTCACTGCTTTTGAGGAAGCAAAAGCGACAAAGGGAAAACCCACTCTTTTATTAGCTAAGACAATCAAAGGTAAAGGGATTTCCTTCATGGAAAACCAGGTTGGCTGGCATGGTAATGCTCCAAGTGCAGAACAAGCAGAACAGGCGCTTGCTGAATTAAGAGAGGAGGCATCACATCTTGGCTAA
- the prfB gene encoding peptide chain release factor 2 (programmed frameshift), with product MRLADLRVSLDVAQRKDKISILELDLTRPDFWDDPDSAQKVMQELGFQQAKVKMYEDLHAKFEDLTVLYELATEEEDNSLETEVETEVKELQGIFEKLELEILLSNPYDQNNTILTLHAGAGGTEAQDWVSMLYRMYVRWGERRGYKVETMDLLPGDEAGIKSATISIAGENAYGYAKSEKGVHRLVRISPFDAAGRRHTSFASVDVIPEVEEDDSEIMINPDELKVDTYRASGAGGQHINKTSSAVRITHLPTGIVVACQSERSQIQNRAYVMRVLKAKLLELKRQQQADEISEIRGEQQEIAWGSQIRSYVFHPYNMVKDHRTNVETANVAAVMDGEIDEFIAAYLQSTKTAK from the exons ATGCGCTTAGCCGATTTGAGGGTTTCTCTT GACGTCGCTCAGCGTAAGGATAAAATTAGTATTTTAGAATTGGATTTGACTCGCCCGGATTTTTGGGACGATCCTGATTCTGCCCAGAAGGTTATGCAAGAACTCGGCTTTCAGCAAGCAAAAGTTAAAATGTATGAGGATCTTCATGCGAAGTTTGAGGACTTGACTGTGCTTTACGAACTGGCGACGGAGGAGGAAGATAATTCTCTCGAGACAGAAGTTGAGACAGAAGTTAAGGAATTGCAGGGGATTTTTGAGAAACTGGAACTTGAGATCCTTCTCAGTAACCCTTATGATCAGAATAATACTATTTTGACTTTACACGCGGGTGCAGGAGGTACAGAAGCCCAAGATTGGGTTTCCATGCTCTACCGGATGTATGTCCGCTGGGGTGAACGGCGTGGCTATAAAGTGGAAACCATGGACTTGCTTCCAGGCGATGAGGCTGGAATCAAGAGCGCTACGATTTCAATCGCGGGTGAGAATGCGTATGGTTACGCCAAATCAGAGAAAGGGGTTCACCGTCTCGTACGGATCTCGCCCTTTGATGCAGCTGGGCGTAGGCACACCTCTTTTGCTTCAGTAGATGTTATACCGGAAGTGGAAGAGGATGATTCTGAAATCATGATCAATCCCGATGAGCTTAAAGTTGACACTTACCGAGCAAGTGGTGCGGGTGGTCAGCATATCAATAAAACAAGCTCAGCAGTGAGGATTACTCACTTACCGACAGGAATCGTAGTGGCGTGTCAGAGTGAACGCTCCCAAATTCAAAACCGTGCGTATGTGATGCGGGTTCTTAAAGCCAAACTGTTAGAGCTTAAGCGCCAACAACAAGCAGATGAGATCTCTGAAATCCGTGGGGAACAACAAGAAATCGCTTGGGGTAGCCAAATTCGTTCATATGTGTTCCATCCGTATAATATGGTTAAAGACCATCGAACCAATGTGGAGACTGCCAATGTTGCTGCGGTTATGGATGGCGAAATTGATGAATTCATTGCGGCCTACTTGCAAAGCACTAAAACTGCAAAATAA
- a CDS encoding ComF family protein: MIRIKEPWETVKLFCQSLLYEKQEDCLLCGNVGGPICSNCEAEYFHPERGRCQHCGKLIMKEHLLCLDCSEGRGPKGLERVAAWGHYTGAWRDFIHAVKFKSQPYLLKKIVHPFSDWAIRNLPPPDVLIPVPMHPERLAERGFNQSSVLASALHWELGIPLVEGLERLTPTTPQVGLSRRDRLHNLTGVFALSGLGKEWGIKGRRIWLIDDVVTTGATLESCTHVLRDQGAMKVYGLTLAAGLQKESEN; this comes from the coding sequence ATGATTAGAATAAAAGAACCTTGGGAAACGGTTAAACTCTTTTGCCAGTCGTTATTATATGAGAAGCAAGAAGATTGTCTTTTGTGTGGAAACGTTGGCGGACCAATCTGTTCAAATTGTGAAGCAGAGTATTTTCATCCAGAACGTGGACGATGTCAACATTGTGGAAAATTAATCATGAAGGAACACCTTCTTTGTTTAGACTGTAGTGAAGGACGGGGACCTAAGGGACTAGAACGAGTCGCGGCTTGGGGGCATTATACCGGTGCCTGGCGAGATTTTATTCATGCTGTTAAATTCAAATCACAACCCTATCTTCTTAAGAAAATTGTACATCCATTTTCAGATTGGGCTATACGAAATTTACCGCCACCGGATGTCCTAATACCTGTCCCGATGCATCCTGAACGTTTAGCAGAAAGAGGGTTTAATCAATCTTCAGTGCTCGCTTCAGCTCTCCATTGGGAATTGGGGATACCCCTTGTTGAGGGATTGGAACGGTTGACTCCGACGACACCGCAAGTCGGTTTAAGCCGTCGCGATCGCCTGCATAATTTAACGGGTGTATTTGCACTTTCGGGGCTAGGAAAAGAGTGGGGGATCAAAGGGAGACGGATTTGGTTGATTGATGATGTGGTGACTACAGGGGCTACTTTGGAATCCTGTACACATGTTTTGAGGGATCAGGGGGCAATGAAAGTCTATGGACTGACTTTGGCAGCAGGGCTCCAGAAAGAGTCTGAAAATTAA
- the hpf gene encoding ribosome hibernation-promoting factor, HPF/YfiA family: MNIMIRGKHIEVTDALKEYVLKRVGKLEKYSDEFMDVKVTLLVEEGRHRVEVTAPIHGIILRGEEESTDMYASIDLVVEKLERQIDKYRTRINKRMRSKVLKDHEPAHPVEIEDEEEKVVRDKKFTLKPMSVEEAIMQMNLIGHNFFVFTNSDSQAVNVVYRRYNGDYGLLEPEA; the protein is encoded by the coding sequence ATGAACATCATGATTCGAGGCAAACATATTGAAGTTACGGATGCCCTGAAAGAGTATGTGTTGAAACGCGTCGGCAAACTTGAAAAATACTCAGATGAGTTTATGGATGTCAAAGTGACCTTGCTGGTAGAAGAAGGACGCCACCGGGTAGAAGTCACAGCCCCTATTCATGGAATTATCCTGCGTGGAGAAGAAGAAAGCACAGATATGTATGCTTCCATTGACCTCGTGGTTGAAAAGCTAGAACGTCAAATTGATAAATATCGGACCCGGATTAACAAACGGATGCGTTCAAAAGTCTTGAAAGACCATGAACCCGCGCATCCGGTGGAAATTGAAGACGAAGAGGAAAAAGTTGTTCGGGATAAGAAGTTCACCTTGAAACCGATGTCCGTAGAGGAAGCCATCATGCAGATGAATCTCATTGGGCACAACTTCTTCGTATTTACGAATTCGGATAGTCAGGCTGTGAATGTGGTTTACCGCAGATATAATGGCGATTATGGTTTGTTAGAACCGGAAGCATAG
- a CDS encoding amino acid ABC transporter ATP-binding protein, with the protein MIIVRNLHKSFGKLEVLRGIDCHIKAKEVVVVIGPSGSGKSTFLRCLNKLEEPTSGEIVVDDIPLNSDTNVNAIRREVGMVFQRFNLFPHMTALQNIMLAPGVVRKTEKKEAEENAMELLKKVGLVDKAHEYPDRLSGGQQQRVAIARALAMKPKVMLFDEPTSALDPEMVGEVLGVMKDLAREGMTMVVVTHEMGFAREVGDRVIFMDEGIIMEEGKPEEVFGNPQNSRTQSFLSKIL; encoded by the coding sequence GTGATAATCGTTAGAAATCTGCATAAATCGTTCGGCAAACTTGAAGTTCTCCGTGGAATAGACTGCCATATCAAAGCAAAGGAAGTCGTCGTTGTCATTGGACCCAGTGGCTCAGGCAAAAGCACATTTTTACGATGTTTAAATAAACTTGAAGAGCCCACTAGTGGAGAGATTGTAGTCGATGATATTCCTCTCAATTCGGATACGAATGTCAATGCCATTCGTCGCGAAGTTGGCATGGTCTTTCAGCGTTTTAATCTTTTCCCGCATATGACCGCTTTGCAGAATATTATGTTGGCTCCGGGCGTTGTTCGTAAAACAGAAAAAAAGGAAGCGGAAGAAAACGCGATGGAGCTTCTGAAAAAAGTAGGCTTAGTGGATAAGGCTCACGAATATCCAGACCGGCTTTCTGGTGGGCAGCAACAACGTGTTGCGATTGCCAGAGCCTTAGCGATGAAACCCAAAGTTATGCTTTTTGACGAGCCCACTTCAGCACTTGATCCAGAAATGGTCGGTGAGGTTCTTGGGGTTATGAAAGATTTGGCACGTGAAGGAATGACGATGGTTGTCGTGACCCATGAAATGGGGTTTGCACGCGAGGTTGGAGATCGAGTCATTTTCATGGATGAGGGCATTATTATGGAAGAAGGGAAACCGGAAGAGGTTTTTGGAAATCCTCAGAATTCTAGGACCCAATCCTTCTTAAGCAAAATTCTCTAA
- a CDS encoding basic amino acid ABC transporter substrate-binding protein yields MFKKGLKVALASLVILSVGLAGCGNTSTAPDASKQAAKTDSAKALKVGTDPTFAPFEFVDDKNNTTGFDIDLMKAIADDMGYTVQYENSAFDGLVTSLQAGNYDAVIAAMTITPDRQASVDFSEKYLMAEQFIAVKKGSPIKTAADLKGKKVGVQSGTTGQTVAEAMGITPMKYDAIPDAMNDLLNGGVDAVVADSPVVLYFIKQNPNFNIQYVNGDFSKEYYGIAVKKGNNELKDKINASLKKLQDSGKYNDIYKKWFNVDAPAIK; encoded by the coding sequence GTGTTTAAGAAAGGGTTAAAAGTAGCTTTAGCTTCTTTAGTTATTTTATCCGTAGGGTTAGCAGGATGTGGGAATACAAGCACTGCACCTGATGCTTCAAAACAAGCAGCAAAGACTGACAGTGCTAAAGCACTTAAAGTGGGAACCGATCCGACCTTTGCTCCATTTGAGTTTGTGGATGATAAAAATAATACCACAGGTTTTGATATTGACCTGATGAAGGCTATTGCTGATGATATGGGATACACTGTTCAATATGAAAATTCCGCTTTTGATGGTCTAGTGACTTCTCTTCAAGCGGGTAATTATGATGCTGTTATTGCGGCTATGACGATTACACCTGACCGTCAGGCGAGTGTGGATTTCAGTGAAAAGTATCTCATGGCTGAACAATTTATTGCAGTTAAAAAGGGTTCTCCCATTAAGACTGCTGCAGACCTGAAAGGGAAAAAGGTCGGTGTCCAAAGTGGTACTACCGGACAAACCGTTGCTGAAGCAATGGGAATTACTCCAATGAAATATGATGCGATCCCCGATGCAATGAATGACTTACTGAACGGTGGAGTTGATGCCGTGGTTGCAGATTCACCTGTCGTTCTCTATTTTATTAAACAAAATCCAAACTTTAATATTCAATATGTTAATGGAGACTTCAGCAAAGAATACTATGGTATTGCTGTGAAAAAGGGAAACAATGAGCTTAAAGATAAGATCAACGCTTCTTTGAAAAAACTCCAGGATTCCGGTAAATATAATGATATCTATAAAAAGTGGTTTAATGTAGATGCACCAGCCATTAAATAA
- a CDS encoding basic amino acid ABC transporter substrate-binding protein, whose translation MKKLFKAGIASVLVVSLLGLAGCGGTQTAKEPAQKDSGSTSSEKVLKIGSDIAYAPMEYMNEQQKPEGFDVDLMNAIGEDMGYKVNFETATFDGLIPSLNAGKYDAVISAMTITEERAKTVLFTDKYFQATQSIAVKQGSPIKSEADLKGKKVAVQVGTTGQEVVEKMGITPQKYDTAPDALNDLINGGVEAAVIDSPVVAYFIKQNSDKNIVTISGNFDKEYYGIAIKQDNKELADKINTSLKKLMNNGKYGEIYKKWFNGEAPKL comes from the coding sequence ATGAAGAAGTTATTTAAAGCAGGCATAGCTAGCGTCTTAGTTGTAAGCTTGCTAGGGCTGGCAGGATGTGGAGGAACACAAACTGCTAAAGAACCTGCACAAAAGGACTCGGGTAGTACTTCAAGTGAGAAAGTTCTTAAAATCGGGTCGGATATTGCTTATGCCCCGATGGAGTATATGAATGAGCAACAGAAACCTGAAGGCTTTGACGTTGATTTAATGAATGCGATCGGGGAAGATATGGGCTATAAAGTTAATTTTGAAACGGCAACTTTTGATGGCTTAATTCCCTCTCTTAATGCAGGAAAATATGACGCCGTAATTTCAGCGATGACGATTACAGAAGAACGGGCTAAAACGGTATTGTTTACAGACAAGTATTTTCAAGCAACTCAGTCTATTGCAGTAAAGCAAGGTTCTCCTATTAAGTCTGAAGCCGATCTTAAAGGAAAGAAAGTTGCGGTTCAAGTTGGAACGACAGGCCAGGAAGTTGTTGAGAAAATGGGCATAACCCCTCAAAAATATGATACGGCACCTGATGCGCTTAATGACTTGATCAATGGCGGAGTAGAGGCGGCTGTCATTGATTCGCCCGTTGTTGCTTATTTTATTAAACAAAATTCGGATAAAAATATTGTTACAATTTCAGGAAACTTTGATAAAGAATATTATGGAATTGCCATTAAGCAAGATAATAAAGAATTAGCCGATAAAATCAACACTTCATTGAAAAAACTAATGAATAATGGGAAATACGGCGAAATTTATAAGAAATGGTTTAATGGAGAGGCTCCAAAGCTTTAA
- a CDS encoding cold-shock protein, which produces MLGKVKWFSKQKGYGFIEGENGQDIFVHFSSIMGDGFRTLEEGQGVEFDVIQGPRGEQASNVVSVSVQ; this is translated from the coding sequence GTGTTAGGTAAAGTCAAATGGTTTAGTAAGCAAAAAGGATATGGATTTATCGAGGGTGAAAACGGACAGGACATTTTTGTGCACTTTTCCTCCATCATGGGTGATGGTTTTCGCACCTTGGAAGAAGGCCAGGGGGTCGAATTTGATGTCATTCAGGGGCCGCGTGGAGAGCAAGCCTCGAATGTTGTAAGTGTAAGTGTTCAGTAA
- the secA gene encoding preprotein translocase subunit SecA, whose product MGFLKNFLDDNAREVKKYQKRVQVINALEPEIQALSDEDLRGKTDEFKQRLENGESLDDLLPEAFAVVREASRRVIGQRHYDVQLVGGMVLHDGRIAEMRTGEGKTLVATLPSYLNALTGRGVHVITVNDYLARRDSEWMGQIHQFLGLSVGLIVHGLNYAERRESYAADITYGTNNEFGFDYLRDNMVTRPEALVQRDLNFSIVDEVDSILIDEARTPLIISGEADKPTELYYRVAQIIPRLKPEEDYNLNEKDKVVTLTEKGVSRVETMLGIENLYDDVHTELTHHVNQGLKAHALFKLDRDYVVKDGQVIIVDEFTGRLMFGRRYSEGLHQAIEAKEGVKIEKESQTLATITFQNYFRMYDKLAGMTGTALTEEPEFKKIYKLDVVVIPTNKPARREDIPDVVYRTEKGKFEAVVDEIVERHAKGQPILVGTVSVDKSERLSALLERRGVPHQVLNAKYHEREAEIVAGAGQRDMVTIATNMAGRGTDIILGEGVSELGGLHIIGTERHESRRIDNQLRGRAGRQGDPGSSQFFISLEDDLMRLFGAENIMGIMDKLGMDDSIPITSKMITRSIETAQHRVENRNFEIRKNVLDYDDVMNQQREIIYAQRRMVLMGENLRENIMEYIKKVVNDTVDIFSRESSYPEEWELDSFVEYIDTNFLPNHDITADQVVNMNKEEVVELLLDKTIALYEARENAFGSELMREIERAVMLQVVDGKWMDHLDAMDQMREGIGLRAYGQKNPLVEYKHEAYDMFQGMIDSIEEDIVRYMMRVAPQVREQAPEEPQHIHTNRDQEEPARPVHNEGPKIGRNDLCPCGSGKKYKNCHGAE is encoded by the coding sequence ATGGGGTTTTTAAAAAACTTTCTAGATGACAATGCGCGAGAAGTGAAAAAGTACCAGAAACGCGTACAGGTCATTAACGCGCTCGAACCGGAGATACAGGCTTTAAGTGATGAAGATTTGCGAGGAAAGACTGATGAATTTAAACAAAGGTTAGAAAATGGAGAAAGCCTTGACGATCTTTTACCGGAGGCCTTTGCTGTCGTTCGTGAAGCTTCACGCAGGGTCATCGGGCAACGGCATTATGATGTGCAATTAGTCGGCGGTATGGTTTTGCATGATGGCCGTATTGCTGAGATGCGTACAGGGGAAGGGAAAACCCTCGTGGCGACTCTACCCTCTTACCTTAATGCTTTGACAGGCAGAGGAGTTCATGTTATTACAGTCAATGACTATTTAGCTCGTCGTGACAGTGAATGGATGGGACAGATTCACCAATTTTTGGGGTTATCTGTAGGGCTGATTGTGCATGGCTTAAATTATGCTGAACGCCGCGAAAGTTATGCTGCGGATATAACATACGGAACGAATAACGAATTTGGTTTTGACTACTTACGAGATAATATGGTCACACGTCCAGAAGCTCTGGTACAACGTGATTTGAATTTTTCAATTGTGGACGAAGTAGACTCAATTTTAATCGATGAAGCTCGGACTCCTTTGATCATTTCGGGTGAGGCGGATAAGCCTACTGAGCTATATTATCGGGTCGCTCAAATCATTCCTCGTTTAAAACCCGAAGAAGATTATAATTTGAACGAAAAAGACAAAGTGGTGACCCTAACAGAAAAAGGGGTCAGCCGAGTCGAAACCATGCTCGGTATTGAGAATCTGTATGATGATGTTCATACCGAGTTAACGCATCATGTGAATCAAGGCTTAAAAGCACATGCTCTCTTCAAGCTGGATCGTGATTATGTTGTAAAAGATGGACAAGTCATTATTGTCGATGAATTTACAGGACGCTTGATGTTCGGCCGGCGGTATAGTGAAGGGCTCCATCAGGCAATTGAAGCCAAAGAGGGCGTGAAGATTGAGAAGGAATCGCAAACGTTAGCAACGATTACCTTCCAAAATTATTTCCGGATGTATGACAAACTTGCCGGAATGACAGGTACGGCCTTGACTGAGGAACCTGAATTTAAGAAAATTTATAAACTTGATGTTGTCGTCATACCTACGAATAAACCCGCGCGACGTGAGGATATACCCGACGTCGTTTATCGAACGGAAAAGGGTAAGTTTGAGGCTGTTGTCGATGAGATTGTAGAGCGTCATGCCAAGGGACAACCGATTCTAGTTGGTACGGTCTCTGTTGATAAATCCGAAAGATTGAGCGCTTTGCTGGAGAGACGAGGCGTTCCGCACCAAGTCTTGAATGCTAAATATCATGAAAGAGAAGCTGAAATCGTAGCTGGAGCTGGACAGCGTGACATGGTCACCATTGCGACGAATATGGCAGGCCGGGGGACAGATATTATCTTGGGCGAGGGAGTATCCGAACTGGGTGGTTTGCATATCATCGGTACGGAACGCCATGAATCGCGCCGGATTGATAATCAGTTACGGGGACGTGCCGGACGGCAAGGAGATCCTGGTTCTTCACAGTTCTTCATTTCTTTGGAGGACGATTTGATGCGCCTTTTCGGTGCCGAGAATATTATGGGGATTATGGATAAGTTGGGCATGGACGATAGCATTCCGATTACGTCGAAAATGATTACCCGTTCGATAGAAACGGCCCAACATCGCGTTGAAAACCGGAACTTTGAGATTCGGAAAAATGTACTTGACTATGATGATGTCATGAATCAACAACGGGAAATCATTTATGCACAACGCCGTATGGTTCTGATGGGCGAAAATCTCCGTGAAAATATTATGGAGTATATCAAAAAGGTCGTTAATGACACGGTTGATATCTTTAGTAGAGAAAGTTCCTACCCGGAAGAATGGGAATTGGATAGCTTTGTAGAGTATATCGATACTAACTTCTTACCCAACCACGATATTACGGCTGATCAAGTTGTGAATATGAACAAGGAAGAAGTTGTCGAGCTATTATTAGATAAAACGATTGCTTTGTATGAAGCGAGAGAGAATGCTTTTGGCTCTGAGTTGATGCGCGAAATCGAACGTGCGGTCATGCTACAAGTTGTAGACGGCAAATGGATGGATCACTTAGATGCTATGGATCAGATGCGTGAAGGAATTGGCCTGCGTGCTTATGGTCAAAAGAATCCTCTTGTGGAGTATAAACATGAAGCTTATGATATGTTCCAGGGCATGATTGATTCAATTGAGGAAGATATTGTTCGCTATATGATGAGAGTTGCACCACAGGTGAGGGAGCAAGCTCCGGAAGAACCTCAACACATCCATACAAATCGGGATCAAGAGGAACCAGCACGCCCTGTGCATAATGAGGGACCTAAAATTGGACGCAATGACCTTTGCCCTTGTGGAAGCGGGAAAAAGTATAAGAACTGCCACGGAGCTGAGTAA
- a CDS encoding zinc-ribbon domain containing protein → MEFQDKELVCKDCGATFIFTAGEQEFYAEKGFENEPQRCRECRNTRKAARNNSEGRQREMYTVVCAECGVETQVPFQPTSDRPVYCRECYQNHRVAR, encoded by the coding sequence ATGGAGTTTCAAGACAAAGAACTTGTTTGCAAAGACTGCGGAGCTACATTCATTTTCACAGCTGGTGAGCAAGAATTTTACGCAGAAAAAGGATTCGAAAACGAACCTCAACGTTGCCGCGAATGCCGCAATACGCGTAAAGCTGCTCGTAACAATTCTGAAGGCCGTCAACGTGAAATGTATACCGTTGTTTGTGCAGAATGTGGAGTTGAAACACAAGTACCGTTCCAACCGACATCTGATCGTCCCGTTTATTGCCGTGAGTGCTACCAAAACCATCGCGTAGCTCGTTAA
- a CDS encoding amino acid ABC transporter permease: protein MIPSFKPLLRGAQITLELTAGAVGIGIILGLFLALMRLSSRRLFRGIAISYIDFFRGTPLLVQIILVYFALPQLLNFTPPDNYRDIAAICAMGLNSGAYIAEIFRSGIQSIDRGQSEAARSLGMTQAQAMWYVVLPQAFKRVIPPLGNEFIALLKDSSLVAFIALEDLMYAGKIIVGRTFQPFPIYIEVALIYLAMTLVLSRVVSYTERRFGKSDNR, encoded by the coding sequence ATGATCCCTAGTTTTAAGCCCTTACTTAGAGGGGCACAGATAACGTTAGAACTTACAGCAGGAGCCGTAGGTATAGGTATTATTCTTGGTTTGTTTTTGGCGTTAATGAGGTTATCCAGCAGGCGCCTTTTCAGAGGAATCGCTATTTCTTATATTGACTTTTTTCGGGGAACGCCCCTTCTAGTCCAAATAATTCTAGTTTATTTTGCACTCCCGCAACTTTTGAACTTCACTCCTCCAGATAATTATAGGGATATTGCAGCGATTTGTGCAATGGGATTAAACTCCGGAGCGTATATTGCGGAGATCTTTCGCTCAGGAATCCAATCGATAGATCGGGGACAATCAGAGGCTGCCCGTTCTTTGGGTATGACTCAAGCTCAGGCAATGTGGTATGTTGTTCTCCCTCAAGCTTTTAAACGCGTTATTCCGCCGCTGGGCAATGAATTTATTGCTCTCCTCAAGGATTCATCATTGGTTGCTTTTATCGCTTTGGAAGATTTAATGTATGCCGGGAAAATTATTGTCGGACGGACTTTCCAACCGTTCCCGATCTACATTGAGGTTGCACTTATTTATCTAGCAATGACCCTCGTTCTTTCTCGCGTGGTCAGCTATACCGAAAGGAGGTTCGGTAAGAGTGATAATCGTTAG